The following are encoded together in the Sediminitomix flava genome:
- a CDS encoding DUF5686 and carboxypeptidase-like regulatory domain-containing protein — protein sequence MNTKNNRILLTILFIGFCYSVILSTTAIAQERVCSGKVFDKKTGETLPFATIYLKSDKNIGTNTDVEGNFSFHIPDLPRKESKKDSLIVTYVGYESLLLPVKGKLHKLKIGLELSAEELEEVTVMAGKNPAIALLNATIDNEREARKQKGWKARRDSQVAWQLRKFPKKYEALLEDARKTLAATDSSLTDVPIFVSQHSSVRTAPSNGPIETTYLSEQKQGLGFDADGVFADIIGDPKRVVDDLFANNLMVMDKNIPSPLSRFWEQNYIAYLTDVPVLLNEQECHHITFEPIISSKLSFEGELWINLQDSSLVKAKFSLAKGATLNFLTGFDFEQTRFKNDMDIYQTAHTKYEQRLTNLPLIPEVNAVYEIIDHEAQPIINQSTDSEFMNINPNHPIATWENNAIETIKILEKKSKIGLFAKFGDILSSGYISTKYGDYGHLLNFLMVNDLEGIRTGIGVMSDEFFQNKLYANGYVGYGQKDETLKYNAELKWLINPEKRHILGVNYSYDLLPLSMVGFERTDLNMTKLQQFGKLSERAPFYYKVAELSYTKGLHRDWMISTFVSRKDFENANPLATESHPSFYSEEGSFILRWSFQDRSTYNRNYRLLRKGGQRFPEFKVGYTIGRVHNSIDSEVLPYQKVFVSLDHKFAPLLPWGGETSYRLQAGMVPSKVPYTHLKHHQGMEGPITAYGAHSLMNSSEFVSDYYAELFVRHLFKGTIMGRIPGLRTIHQKTGINFMFDASVAWGGMTQQNKDYNLELFQSGGFLGEERTEIPTLDPNEPYVAFGYGLNNIFKIAFIQYWHRVTYKDVPYAHDNEGIKAGLLFRL from the coding sequence ATGAATACAAAGAATAACCGTATCCTTCTTACTATTCTATTTATTGGTTTTTGCTACAGTGTTATTTTATCGACTACAGCAATAGCACAAGAGAGAGTCTGCTCGGGAAAAGTTTTTGATAAAAAAACAGGAGAGACACTTCCTTTTGCGACCATCTATTTGAAATCTGACAAAAATATTGGTACAAATACAGATGTAGAAGGAAACTTCTCATTTCACATTCCTGATTTACCTAGAAAAGAATCTAAAAAAGACTCACTAATCGTCACCTACGTAGGTTACGAATCACTCCTTTTACCCGTAAAAGGGAAACTTCATAAGCTTAAAATAGGACTTGAATTATCTGCTGAAGAGCTAGAAGAAGTCACTGTAATGGCTGGAAAAAATCCTGCTATTGCGCTTCTAAACGCAACAATTGACAACGAACGTGAAGCTCGAAAACAAAAAGGATGGAAAGCGAGAAGAGACAGTCAAGTAGCATGGCAACTCCGTAAATTCCCTAAGAAATATGAAGCGCTTCTTGAAGATGCTCGTAAAACCCTTGCCGCCACTGACAGTAGTCTTACAGATGTACCTATTTTCGTATCACAACATAGTTCTGTACGTACAGCTCCTTCAAATGGGCCTATCGAAACCACCTATTTATCAGAGCAAAAACAAGGTTTAGGCTTTGATGCTGATGGTGTTTTTGCTGATATTATAGGTGATCCTAAACGTGTTGTTGACGATCTTTTTGCCAATAATCTGATGGTGATGGATAAAAATATCCCATCTCCTCTTTCAAGATTTTGGGAACAAAACTATATCGCTTATCTCACCGATGTTCCTGTACTTCTTAATGAGCAAGAATGTCATCATATTACTTTTGAACCGATCATTTCATCAAAACTTTCTTTTGAAGGAGAGTTATGGATCAACCTCCAAGATTCTTCATTGGTAAAAGCAAAATTTAGTCTTGCAAAAGGAGCGACACTAAATTTCCTTACAGGTTTTGATTTTGAACAAACTCGCTTCAAAAATGATATGGACATCTATCAGACTGCCCATACTAAATACGAACAACGTCTGACCAACCTACCACTTATACCTGAGGTAAATGCCGTTTACGAGATTATAGATCATGAAGCGCAACCAATTATCAATCAGAGTACAGATTCTGAGTTTATGAATATCAATCCGAATCATCCGATTGCTACGTGGGAAAATAATGCGATTGAGACAATTAAAATCTTAGAGAAAAAGAGTAAAATTGGTCTTTTCGCAAAATTCGGAGATATTCTAAGTTCTGGCTATATCTCTACTAAATATGGCGATTACGGACACCTTCTAAACTTTTTAATGGTCAATGACTTGGAAGGTATAAGAACGGGGATTGGTGTAATGAGTGATGAGTTTTTTCAAAATAAACTCTATGCCAACGGATATGTAGGCTATGGTCAAAAGGATGAAACGTTGAAGTATAATGCCGAATTGAAATGGCTTATCAATCCAGAGAAAAGGCATATTTTGGGTGTCAATTACTCTTATGACTTGCTACCTCTTTCTATGGTTGGTTTTGAAAGAACAGACTTGAATATGACCAAACTACAACAATTTGGAAAGTTGTCTGAAAGGGCTCCATTTTATTATAAAGTTGCAGAGCTTTCTTATACCAAAGGTTTACATAGAGATTGGATGATTTCTACATTTGTCAGTCGTAAGGATTTCGAAAATGCCAATCCTCTAGCTACAGAAAGTCATCCGAGTTTTTATTCTGAAGAAGGCTCATTTATTCTTCGTTGGTCATTCCAAGATAGAAGTACTTACAATAGAAACTATAGATTACTCCGAAAAGGAGGACAACGATTCCCCGAATTTAAAGTTGGCTATACCATCGGGAGAGTTCATAACAGTATAGATTCTGAAGTACTTCCATACCAAAAAGTATTTGTTTCCTTAGATCACAAATTCGCACCCCTCTTGCCGTGGGGAGGTGAAACTTCATACCGTTTACAAGCAGGAATGGTACCTTCAAAAGTACCATATACCCATCTAAAACATCATCAAGGAATGGAAGGACCTATTACTGCATACGGGGCTCACTCACTCATGAATTCATCTGAGTTTGTCAGTGATTACTATGCAGAGCTTTTTGTAAGACACCTTTTTAAAGGGACAATTATGGGCAGAATTCCAGGACTCCGTACCATTCATCAAAAGACAGGAATCAACTTTATGTTTGATGCTTCTGTAGCTTGGGGAGGTATGACACAACAAAATAAAGACTATAATTTAGAGCTTTTCCAATCGGGAGGTTTCCTTGGTGAAGAACGTACAGAAATACCGACACTAGACCCAAATGAACCTTATGTGGCTTTTGGTTATGGATTAAATAACATCTTCAAAATTGCATTTATCCAATATTGGCATAGAGTCACGTATAAGGATGTACCTTATGCACATGATAATGAAGGAATCAAGGCAGGATTGCTTTTCAGACTCTAG
- the holB gene encoding DNA polymerase III subunit delta', which yields MKFSEISGLEEIKQTLVQAVQKEHIAHAQLFLGKEGSGHLAMALAFATYVNCTNKQGNDSCGECASCRKFAKLVHPDLHFIVPTATTSKVTKRTDATTERFLPEWREFLLENPYADVKQWGDAFGAENKQCIIPKEESKTVIRSLSLKAFEAEYKVMLIWLPELMHDAAANALLKILEEPPTKTLFLLVSNKGDAILPTILSRTQIIQVRKFSDQEITDYLVKREIPQEQATHAAYLADGDLNEALKICTEVDNESEEAFQEWMRACFRADFTGMVKQCEVFNKLGREAQKGLFMYGLNMFRESLIWIYSGNDLVRLEGKQMDFVQNFSKVLHEDNLPMLAELLNDAIYHIERNANPKITFLNLSIKIARIFRMP from the coding sequence GTGAAGTTTTCAGAAATTTCTGGTTTAGAAGAGATTAAACAAACACTGGTTCAGGCAGTTCAAAAGGAGCATATTGCTCATGCTCAGCTTTTCTTAGGGAAAGAAGGTAGTGGGCATTTGGCTATGGCTTTAGCTTTTGCGACTTATGTGAATTGTACGAACAAGCAAGGAAATGATTCTTGTGGAGAGTGTGCTTCTTGCCGAAAGTTTGCGAAACTTGTCCATCCTGACTTACACTTTATCGTTCCTACAGCCACTACTTCTAAAGTAACTAAGCGTACAGATGCCACAACAGAACGTTTTCTTCCTGAGTGGAGAGAATTTTTGTTGGAAAATCCTTATGCAGATGTAAAGCAGTGGGGAGATGCTTTTGGAGCTGAAAACAAACAGTGTATTATTCCGAAAGAAGAAAGTAAAACGGTGATTCGTTCGCTTTCTTTGAAAGCTTTTGAAGCCGAGTATAAAGTCATGCTGATTTGGCTTCCGGAGTTGATGCACGATGCTGCGGCCAATGCACTTCTTAAAATCTTGGAAGAGCCACCAACAAAGACACTTTTCTTGTTGGTAAGTAATAAAGGTGATGCTATTCTTCCAACTATTCTTTCCCGTACTCAAATCATTCAAGTTCGTAAATTCTCAGACCAAGAGATTACAGATTATTTAGTAAAACGTGAAATACCACAAGAACAAGCTACACATGCGGCTTACTTGGCTGATGGTGATTTGAATGAAGCATTAAAAATCTGTACCGAGGTTGATAACGAAAGCGAAGAAGCTTTTCAAGAATGGATGAGAGCTTGTTTTAGAGCTGATTTTACAGGAATGGTCAAACAATGTGAGGTTTTCAATAAGTTAGGACGAGAAGCACAAAAAGGACTATTCATGTATGGCTTGAATATGTTCAGAGAATCTTTGATCTGGATTTATTCTGGAAATGATTTAGTCCGTTTGGAAGGTAAACAAATGGACTTTGTCCAAAACTTCTCTAAAGTTCTTCATGAAGATAACCTCCCGATGTTAGCAGAGCTGTTGAATGATGCCATCTATCATATCGAGCGAAACGCGAATCCGAAGATTACCTTCTTGAACCTGTCCATTAAAATTGCAAGAATTTTTAGAATGCCTTAA
- a CDS encoding lysophospholipid acyltransferase family protein, protein MKNMIKKITDRIFIKDAFGNPLFIKRILVSVLGIFSFGRLAISNHTKIEGTEYLKGLPNRNVLFLSNHQTYFADVMAFYHIFCSVKWGFKNTIANPIYLLAPRARVYYVAAAETMEAGLLPKIFKLAGAVTVNRSWRSKGQNVKGQLDTSAGDKIKTALDDGWLVSFPQGTTSPYAPIRKGTAHIIKENNPIVIPVVIDGFRRAFDKKGLFFKKKHTELSVRFKAPIQIDENASVEDITEIIKNAIEQEKPQGEWVEIADKEKEKKKKNNEGSASNDQTTSVA, encoded by the coding sequence ATGAAAAATATGATTAAGAAGATTACTGACCGCATTTTCATTAAAGATGCTTTCGGAAATCCGCTATTTATTAAAAGAATTTTAGTATCTGTTCTGGGTATTTTCTCCTTCGGAAGGTTAGCGATTTCTAACCACACAAAAATTGAAGGAACAGAATACTTAAAAGGGTTGCCAAATAGAAATGTCCTGTTTTTGTCAAATCACCAAACTTACTTTGCTGATGTGATGGCATTCTATCACATTTTCTGTAGTGTGAAATGGGGATTCAAAAATACAATTGCAAATCCAATTTACTTGTTGGCTCCTCGTGCTAGAGTGTATTACGTGGCCGCAGCAGAGACTATGGAAGCTGGATTACTCCCTAAAATCTTCAAATTGGCGGGTGCAGTGACTGTAAACCGTTCATGGAGATCGAAAGGACAAAATGTAAAAGGACAATTGGATACTTCTGCAGGAGATAAAATTAAAACTGCACTAGATGACGGTTGGTTGGTTAGTTTCCCACAAGGAACTACAAGTCCATATGCGCCTATCCGTAAAGGTACGGCTCACATCATCAAAGAGAATAACCCGATTGTTATTCCTGTTGTGATTGATGGTTTCAGAAGAGCGTTTGATAAAAAAGGTCTTTTCTTCAAAAAGAAACATACTGAACTTTCTGTCAGATTTAAAGCGCCAATTCAAATTGACGAAAATGCATCTGTAGAAGACATCACGGAAATCATTAAGAATGCAATTGAGCAAGAAAAGCCACAAGGTGAGTGGGTTGAAATTGCTGATAAGGAAAAAGAAAAGAAGAAAAAAAATAATGAAGGGTCTGCATCAAATGATCAGACTACTTCTGTTGCTTAA
- a CDS encoding 5-formyltetrahydrofolate cyclo-ligase — MFAAQKAELRKEILKQRKELSTEEVNAQAEKLTVQLIDFVEKENVSCVHTYLPIQNELNTLPFVEYCLSKGIKIIVPKTLGERQMKNLDLESLEDLVEGKYKTLYPKSEKVFEGNYDMIIVPALAYDTNGGRLGYGAGYYDTFLKQHPHAVKIGLAYPFQVVESVPMEEHDVPLDMLFA, encoded by the coding sequence ATGTTTGCAGCGCAGAAGGCGGAACTCCGTAAAGAAATTCTTAAGCAGCGTAAGGAATTGAGTACGGAAGAGGTGAATGCTCAAGCGGAAAAGCTTACCGTTCAGTTGATTGATTTTGTAGAAAAGGAGAACGTAAGTTGTGTACACACTTATCTTCCGATTCAGAATGAATTAAATACGCTTCCTTTTGTGGAGTATTGCCTTTCAAAAGGAATAAAAATAATTGTGCCTAAGACTTTGGGTGAACGCCAAATGAAAAACTTGGATTTGGAAAGTCTGGAAGATTTGGTAGAAGGAAAGTATAAAACCTTATATCCGAAGTCCGAGAAAGTGTTCGAAGGGAATTATGATATGATCATAGTGCCTGCCCTCGCATACGATACTAATGGCGGCAGACTCGGGTACGGGGCTGGCTACTATGACACATTTCTTAAACAACATCCCCATGCTGTCAAAATAGGTTTGGCATATCCGTTTCAGGTAGTAGAAAGTGTACCAATGGAAGAGCATGACGTGCCGCTCGACATGCTTTTTGCCTAA
- a CDS encoding DMT family transporter, with amino-acid sequence MEKQSRFNLPLEAGLALISFSLTPIFIKGVSANSVTIGVIRLGFAVLLTYLFLVKKNELKSLNKKDIYALVGMGLLFGVHWLTYFLSIKIGTAVMAFMGLCTYGIWLTFLGWIFGLRKPTGLDLLSLVVVTVGSLIAVPEFSFENEETLGLGIAIFSALFFAGLPILQQQNTHISSGVRALGQYTFAIPIFAFGLFFMEWNAVWEDWYYFLVLIAVCTFLAHTLWLRVTTHVPTTVSSILYYLSMPATMMFSYLILSEAITFEKVTGALLIILANVMKFLPELRKRKRMSKTESVQ; translated from the coding sequence ATGGAAAAACAATCCCGATTCAATTTACCTCTGGAAGCAGGACTTGCACTGATTAGCTTTAGTCTTACCCCTATTTTTATAAAGGGAGTTTCCGCAAATTCAGTCACAATTGGTGTGATCCGATTGGGTTTTGCAGTTTTATTGACTTACCTATTCTTGGTAAAAAAGAATGAGTTGAAAAGCTTAAATAAAAAAGACATTTATGCGCTAGTCGGAATGGGCTTATTATTTGGGGTGCATTGGCTGACTTATTTTTTGAGTATTAAGATTGGTACAGCAGTAATGGCTTTCATGGGATTGTGTACCTATGGAATTTGGCTTACATTTTTAGGTTGGATATTCGGACTAAGAAAACCAACAGGTTTAGATCTTCTTTCTCTAGTTGTTGTTACCGTCGGGAGTTTGATTGCCGTACCTGAGTTTAGCTTTGAAAATGAAGAGACATTAGGTTTGGGAATTGCTATTTTTAGTGCGTTATTTTTTGCAGGCTTACCCATTTTACAACAACAGAACACACACATTTCTTCGGGGGTACGAGCTTTAGGACAATATACTTTTGCAATACCTATTTTTGCATTTGGCTTATTCTTTATGGAATGGAATGCTGTCTGGGAAGATTGGTATTACTTTTTGGTACTTATAGCAGTTTGTACATTTTTAGCCCATACGCTTTGGCTTAGAGTAACGACTCATGTTCCGACTACGGTTTCAAGTATTCTTTATTACTTGTCCATGCCCGCTACAATGATGTTTTCCTATTTAATTTTGAGCGAAGCGATAACTTTCGAGAAAGTAACAGGTGCATTATTGATCATTTTGGCCAATGTAATGAAGTTTTTACCCGAACTTCGTAAGCGAAAACGAATGAGTAAAACAGAATCGGTTCAATAG
- a CDS encoding alginate export family protein, translating into MRETLLLLLILLSSPLFVYAQEYKVDADIRPRYEYRRGFGQPRPVDDNIDMADNFISQRTRLKFYYKDKEELIEVKFAFQDVRTWGATPTLNNTDNGNLHLYEGWAKFAFGETTALKIGRQELKYDDDRILGNVDWAQQGLVHDAAIFMYDGLFKLHAGGTYQSDRENLFRQPYALSPNYKTLQFLWLNKSFENFKLSLLFLNNGLEQIDTDDPDFTADDLKIRYSQTMGGRAVFSIAVLDVALNGYYQTGQDGSNRDINAYNVMLEVKGKIQGLVDLTLGAELLSGNDDDTAADENEAFNPFYGTNHKFNGFMDYFYVGGRHQGSVGLQDYYAKLGFNIGKNWRVNADYHFFSSMGRQVLNLVGDLSDRSLGQELDLTASFKLYDHVKFDGGFSFLFPQDGIIDLRDLSTGTARDRDKINQWGWVRVIINPTIFSKKGEQN; encoded by the coding sequence ATGAGAGAAACACTATTACTTTTACTAATTTTATTGTCTAGTCCTTTATTTGTATATGCTCAAGAGTATAAGGTAGATGCAGATATTCGTCCGCGTTATGAATACCGTAGAGGATTTGGACAACCTCGCCCTGTTGACGATAATATAGATATGGCTGACAACTTTATCTCGCAACGTACTCGTCTAAAATTCTATTATAAAGACAAAGAGGAATTGATTGAGGTGAAGTTTGCTTTTCAAGATGTTCGAACTTGGGGTGCAACACCAACACTAAACAATACTGATAATGGAAATCTTCATCTTTATGAAGGTTGGGCAAAGTTTGCTTTTGGCGAAACTACAGCTTTGAAAATAGGGCGTCAAGAACTCAAGTATGATGATGATCGTATCTTGGGTAATGTAGACTGGGCACAGCAAGGTTTGGTGCATGATGCTGCAATATTCATGTACGATGGTTTATTCAAACTTCATGCTGGAGGAACTTACCAATCAGACCGTGAAAATTTATTCAGACAACCTTATGCCTTGAGTCCGAATTATAAGACTTTACAGTTTTTATGGCTGAATAAAAGCTTTGAGAACTTTAAGCTAAGTCTTTTATTCCTCAACAACGGACTTGAACAAATCGATACAGATGACCCTGATTTCACTGCTGATGACTTAAAAATCCGTTATAGCCAAACAATGGGAGGTAGAGCCGTATTTTCAATTGCTGTTCTTGATGTAGCACTTAATGGTTATTATCAAACTGGTCAAGATGGCTCAAACAGAGATATCAATGCCTACAATGTGATGTTGGAGGTGAAAGGAAAAATACAAGGCTTAGTAGATTTGACATTGGGTGCAGAACTTCTTTCGGGTAATGATGATGATACCGCCGCAGATGAGAATGAAGCTTTCAACCCATTCTATGGTACAAACCACAAATTCAATGGTTTTATGGATTACTTCTATGTAGGAGGAAGACACCAAGGAAGTGTAGGTTTACAAGACTATTATGCAAAACTAGGGTTTAATATTGGTAAAAACTGGAGAGTAAATGCCGACTACCACTTCTTTAGCTCAATGGGACGTCAAGTGTTGAACTTGGTAGGGGATTTATCTGATCGATCTTTAGGTCAAGAATTAGACTTGACAGCAAGTTTTAAATTGTATGATCATGTGAAGTTTGATGGAGGTTTCTCATTCTTATTCCCTCAGGATGGTATCATAGACCTAAGAGATTTGAGTACTGGAACTGCTAGAGATAGAGATAAAATAAACCAATGGGGTTGGGTACGTGTGATTATCAATCCTACAATTTTCTCTAAGAAAGGCGAGCAAAACTAA
- a CDS encoding YceI family protein, with translation MKKLLRTALIGLISVSVFTACQQKAEEKKEESTEETTVETPAAEESTEEVRDGIVWTGSKVTGSHTGTVEFKESALKFEGEKLVGGSFVVDMTSLVDTDLDGEYKQKLEGHLKSDDFFSVEKHPTSKFMITSVKDGAAANEYEVSGDLTIKGITKPVTFPAKVEIKDKEAVATANVVVDRTLYDIKYGSNSFFDNLGDKAIDNDFKLEVRLSTVMQ, from the coding sequence ATGAAAAAACTACTTAGAACTGCCTTGATAGGGCTAATTTCAGTATCTGTTTTTACCGCTTGCCAACAAAAAGCAGAAGAGAAAAAAGAAGAATCTACTGAAGAAACAACAGTAGAAACACCTGCTGCAGAAGAGTCAACAGAAGAAGTACGTGATGGTATTGTTTGGACTGGATCAAAAGTAACTGGAAGCCATACAGGTACTGTAGAGTTCAAAGAAAGTGCTTTGAAATTTGAAGGAGAGAAGTTAGTAGGTGGTAGCTTTGTTGTAGATATGACATCATTGGTTGATACAGACCTTGATGGTGAGTACAAGCAAAAGTTGGAAGGTCACTTGAAGTCAGATGATTTCTTTAGTGTAGAAAAACACCCAACTAGTAAGTTCATGATCACTTCTGTGAAAGATGGAGCAGCAGCAAATGAGTATGAGGTATCTGGAGATTTGACAATCAAAGGAATCACGAAACCAGTTACTTTCCCTGCTAAAGTTGAAATCAAAGACAAAGAGGCTGTAGCTACAGCAAATGTAGTAGTTGACCGTACGCTTTATGATATTAAGTATGGCTCAAATAGCTTCTTCGATAATTTAGGAGATAAAGCAATTGACAATGACTTTAAGTTAGAAGTAAGGCTTTCAACTGTGATGCAGTAG